The window ctgcgttcttgacgccgaacggcaaacggttgtagacgtacgtctgtccgtcaaacatgaatcccgtcagtaccttggattcccctgacaactcaatgtggtggtaggacgatctcaagtcgaccccagaaaaataatttttgtgactaaatttcttcaaaatatccttaatgtttggtgccctatcgtactctggtaccaagcgctcgttaatggcacgtgcgtctaggcacaccctcagcgaaccgttcgtcttctccacgatgactaaagggtttaaaaatggcgtcggagacttggaaattaactggttttcttccatatccttgatgataggtcgtaccttggcataatgtttctcgggaatcgggtacggattccgtcgaaaaggttcccaacttgtgacgacaaaattgtatttgaaattcgaaatttttcccggttgtgacccaaatgcatcgcggtggcgttccaagatttctttcagtctagctcttccctcttcacctatcattgctttactaatttttgatagcactgcctcctcaaatgtcggttcttcctcttcctgttccaagtttgcaaccattctctcgagtccgattattatctcttcttcctgatgtttcccatccagagtctgatcaggacggacttcctcgtcgtaggtcacttgagtagtccaaatcctctcatcgactacgcagtctcctatttcgtttagtttcaccccttcggaatgcatgttgatctctagcctgatttcatttcggtgcatgtcgataactgccttatagtccctccagaagtcggcgcctaatataatgttgtattccatcttctcgaggatgataaatgggtgtgaagtaatggcctctccgatctgcaaatctaaaaaaacctgagccttgcacactgttgtgcgatctgggatgattcctcgtaccttcatgttagagacaggtaataatgggatctgctccttcgattggatttcccgtatgagcgttctagatacgacgcttacgctggctcccgtgtctacaagagaacgctcgcgcaatccattagctctgatgtacaccactggtaattccctgataatccttttattctgtcggtgtgcgtcttcgatcaaatcctcgggttggatcacccacgcagctatggtaactgacgtcctctgtgaatcgaaagaatggttgctccccgaaccgcaggctatctcctcactggttaggcgaaatttttttttcgctccggagctactggcatactccggagcatgggggttcaactctcttccacgtccttccttcttgtgggcttgcagttgcaggctttctgccccttcgcacattcccgcggcggccataccctgtatgggtctctgccacttgtcaataccgggcggcgtgtttcgcagttgttccacatactgtcgcgattcattcctgcgatctcgtatgtactcttcccttcttcctggtcgttgccctgtcgaccgttgtccgctcggtccccaattctggtacggcctcctccgctgtccatactggcgataccgaagccttggcccctgattcatcctctcacggggtcctggttcgcgggtgttccagccatcctggtattcccgtttcggtccattccatgtctggggtccccaatcactcctaattctcgagggatacatctcccgagcttcattcgtactagtcccctggttcttccttttaggtgggctttcatcttgcgctaggtcgacaacatggaccgcctcgctatggcgatgtcgcgcctgcattccactcgtttgatcgagctgcctcaatatttgttcagcatcgaccgcatttcggacattcgccgctatgagcaccttctgtacttccggtgggagctgtttcccgatggcggaaatcaactctagctctgtgggaggactatccagttctttaaacttcaacaactggcccacgaagtactcgcagaaacgggtctgccctgcacccgaataccttcgcgaatacaattctagcctcaaattctgttgcgtctcgatcccccaatacttctcgaggaagcgccgccggaactcctcatacccatcgaaacaatatttgaacgcccggtaccagaccaaaggctgatccgttaagtaccgttcgactactctcagttttcggtccgctggaactcgatgatcaaggaagtattggtctacctcagcaaggaaacctttcggggtaagatgagtgtttgacccgaatttcttcggctcgtcattcgtcatccggaggagattatataccggaattgctccactctcttgcggggtcgattgtccccgaggtgcattatgcacttgggcattttcatttccctgcgaaatatcaacgttggcctcgtgaccaatactgctgggcggactcactctgtcaacgctatcctgcttcttgaggatcgatcgcatcacgatctcacctctcgcctcttggaactttaacaactcgacctcctcccggatctccttaataagctccgtgtggacttctacttggacgacagccttgtgggtcttgttgccccactcttccatCTGTCcgttcaggccttggattttccctctgacttcttcttgttccgcttccatctcttcggtcacctccttccgaagctccatgacttctccatgggcctgagtctggacttccttgagcttagccgtcgcaatatcctgcacttgggtcaggCGGTCACTGACTTCCTtcgccaccttgtcgagggcctccgtcgtctgtgtccttagttctcggacttccgccttggcctcctgcatgtctcttgcgacatcctctacgcgggtgctcaccttctccatctcttcctcgcacacgctcaccctagtgtccgtcacgtcgatcctattcgtcatcctaatctccacttgctttaattgctggatgacgtcttccaacttcccctctaacgcctcagtcatctttgcctccagcctcgcggcgttctcgtcgctacgttcacgacctaatctcacatcctctgcgagctcgtctaacgaagccttattcgtagccgcctgagcctggcaaagctcagcctgcgtgtcaaactgcgccttaacgtctgccgcctgcttgtctagctgcgttttaacgtctgttgcctgcttgtctagctgcgttttaacgtctgttgcctgcttgcctagctgatttaattgttcccttaaaaGTTCCCAGTCTTCCTTTGCCTTTTCTTCGCGTTCTGCCAATAATTGACGCATCACatccctcatgacctccatgtccatattaaaatcaatcttggagaaagcggatctcccgtgggcagaaaattgaccaccggtgatcgacagaaagcatagatccatttaaatatttaatacaaatttcagcgtgacctaactttactcgaaattccaacaaatcaatccaaactgggcctacaaacggcttgtgtcacgccccctaccatattaatgtcataattcattgtataggaaatttcgtcatatcatttgacaataataataacaataataatgctgattctacgttagccctgttatcctggaataagttttccaaccttgcgcgcggcctaccgtgggctcgattttacgtatgccggaaacatggcataccccggtcactaatggatgttatcaccttgagattggtaagatgacgttagcagacaattacccgtctcaaactggcaacatcgcatctgtcactgcgcaaaaattagagcctgggttgaggtaccctgctctatccgcggcgtctaaagccctcttgaaaaaatatttatatctgccaaatgttgttacctcagcgcacaatctttggccgatacccgtaactggcgaaatttgaagaattctgccggccgttttaacctcacactgagagaaccataacgttgtctcccaaagaaatgacagcttcatagtctgtcccgggtatccattttaaattaatgagcgacactcatgcggatttccacttacactggacacatgatttttctgttcttgtcattttcctgtcctatttattattcacgtcgctccctttcatggctgatcttgtgtgagttatcatcacgagttgtgacttacgcacacccgtacgatgaccatgaccgTCCTGCTGAGtctcacacaatctgaacaacccttgcagtatccaatctataattatgaatcttagcacttcggacatgtgcttaacgtctccatccgttcggttacgtggcgggtactccattccaaataattgccaacccgttcgataccaaatgtaatcagattgtggcacgaacctggcaatttgactccatcatagcacactatcctccctgtgagcggcctatctcttactcaaaatgctccagtgtacactataaacaatgcccggccacgaagggcgccaagtatacaccctaccgggcttcgaatggatgacccacgcataagaatgcctccacgtaacggggtaaacacccacggatgagattggattgaagagcgggtcgaattgcttaacgagcttcggaccgctccccttcctactttctgtgccggcccggcagcctgagcacttggggaagtggtacgttcaaagaaaaacaaaaacaacaaatacttaagatggagtcttatgtctataatatgaaagtaggatctctgggttcaaatgcctattggatattGCTTAACattgctacaaatgacaagaatcataaaataggggttacgaatatgaatttattcaaaacatgacaatttaaagaagttgatacagctctctatacaatgactctccgcatatgggaggaaaagaaaataataatcactttaaaaatacgaatcgcccatgggcgtcgcctgcataacggcatgattgaggttttgcgacttgctatcgttcatttgtcctcattatttcataccgttcatgaaattttgtacattattctgtcgatcacaccgtgagatgatctgatgtccctatacacaaatatcactagctgttctaagcacgaacataaccggggcctacactacataatatcatattaaaagacacatttgcataatgcacaaacaaacacaaataccatttttgctaaaccccggactactcatctatcaccaagaccacacaacgtgcacataggttctgtttgaactcaaaaatatgtgcacataattacgaaacatacacaaaatatatggatatatacaattcatgcacacaggagaaccattcctagaaaagaaacagcatggttatcactggctccggcccacagcgcaagcttggagcagctcgcccaagggcgccaccataatccggagtcgaactggcagactcccgaccgagaggtactgtgggtttctgtagatcccgagaatagctactctcatatcgccggatatcgggggggatccctactcatttattaaatacctttaaaagaagttaccgtgatattatcattatgcaagtattcttagctaggccatttaaaccaaccgaggggagcgcgaggttgacccagggctccaagttagtcttaacacaatggtttaaagggatccctctgtcacgagggcgagagcctgacattcacaacaacaaaaaaaacaaggaagggagggcggtcattcacttcgcacggccgttctgattcttctctcgctcacacgtctaccctctcatctcggggacacacatatccatggcccgcttcatttgcttattcaaatcattatggaattcccatgaaatactctttttattcactcccttctcattattatcactgagactgtgggcacgatcacttctcaatcatctcatcgtaaattcctatccggccttctcactacgtctcatatcgcgtatcttcttcccttgggcctatggctctcatggctcctcgttcataccacataaatacacttatatttaaaccttctgaccaaagattaaggactcctgcccctgggtctcgccccggctatagataaaaaaaacactccaaaccattatggccaattaatcaaaaatcacgggaaacttgcacatggttccacacacctatctaaatcacacaatatgtacctctcccggtcgggatttcttctttcttgcagtccatgcactgattatatctgtaagctaggcatgcattgtctgactgacccatgagtttccctggcatatttgacaacctcgtgggacagtgactaccaatatttcgacatgtttccctgcttgccaacaccatttttccaacctcccctacgggaaactcaaatattctcctaaccttgttcccatatttgctaggacattctacatattactaaaactataaccctcacgataagctaatcattaagaaagaaatatgagtcgtccgggaattcagctcccttgaattttacttcaacattataaaatcaataaagtttccatataggacatgcattaacttacaacattttgatatttacaaaagaacgctaatcctatccccgggttatgtcatgcttagaaattaaatttggacatcactcatctgtttggtggccgttgtctctcctcccacgggagacccatggtgaagttcttagtactccatgaccactcggtaggtggcgggcgtgcagtccttcatccctggtccatacaagtccggcatcctggggaactcgtcacagctgaaatcttacagtaatccaagtgggtaacactatacactcgtcacacgtcctctatttcagagtttacaccacgaataagacggtctttcaaacagcgacgggcgcgttcacagtaagaatcgggtagctcacgagactcgagcccctgattcaaagtaacactttgggtgatactgAATTacgaatttcactgactcattaaaccggcagtttcttagccgaattctaatacttgttcgtaaaatatgctcgcggtttttttttcactagtttgacacgcagcacagaaacaattcacctaggctcgtttggcctcccgttcactatacaaaggcttttgtacaagggtttctgactgtaactggagcaccgcgggacgcagtgtccgtctcacgacccgtgaaagaacaactgtctctgcaagggcctgctcggcctatatcatcttgcccgccggaagcttgggggtgtaaaccttcacggttcattaagaaccagagctcctttcacaccaagaattgaagatatttaaatattgcatcttgtagccctctgtctcctctttcatttgagccaagcgtgctggacctacgatcagcagtttttatgtaatttgcttcccgcctttgattaattcattagcgtccctcgggaggcggagtcaattttgagcgcgactcttagcttgggtgacgccgctgtatccacatgtgttagcgatatgttacatcttgacggctggtgacctcatttcttcccctgcataagttattacatatttttagtctggggaacgcagaaaatttcgctctattcaatggtgtgtctcacataattttcctatgtctggattaaaatatcattccattgtttacgcgccaaagtccgacgttggcacccgtgacacgtgcataaaaaaccggaagttccttgtgttcgtttggaactccgggaagctaagctccacctcggggcgtatctgactactccagcatcgcgtccccttctatctctctctgcgagttgagagcgtatttccgcgggggcttggctgttgctttgtcctccctttgttcgcaggcgctcttttcgcgggttccgttctggcaggacgccgctcgatccccttcgcccatactgctacctatgacgcgacctttaggagtaattttaatggagtataaaggcccatatcattcccatggagctgtacaggacactgtacggtttcaatatatcacaccctcgcactgtatgtagaagttagagatattattgtcagtattcgatttattattattattattattattattatcagtatttcatttgtatattttgtcatttatatttgtaagctgggagatatccacatatgtagtatgagtaatttgttttgcatgagtgggaaaacattgctatcttggactctgatAATTCGTATGGCTCATGCGggtatcccagtgtctgatgagatgtgtttgttgatgttattgtactaggaaagttctatgagtcatgtgatataccccagagtttgtttatgtcttgggaccaagtatgagttcaagggcaaggaccaatccagacgtatcatctgagaggaagggagaagcggatgtttataaAAACTTCGACATCACTACGAAAGGGAAAAGGACGAGCTGACAGCCGtggtgaaaggacgtacgtgcctctcgctgcgctctctctctccttgccaggcgctcagtacttctcaagtgctaaccaggcagctgtacttattagtacgacttcggaagagcatttgtctgagctgagcacttttcagtgctcccTTTTTCTGTTTCAGGAACTTTCCTTTCAGGATGAAGAAGTCGAACGAGAGGCGTGCGGACCCCAGGAACGTGTGGCATGCGGGGGACACCAGGgcaacagaggcggacatcaggACTACGGCGGACGACGACGAGATGGAGTGGGACgcctacagggacgggtgcgaccccacTGACGGCTTCGAGTTCCGAGAGAGCTCAGCTACCCCGGCGGACCCGGCTCTCCTCGTCTACTACCGGCCGGGGGAAGACGCAGCCAAGGAGCGAAACGGGGTCCTGAATTTCATGCGCCACCCCGTGTCCAAGGGGGCCAGGATCTCCCCTACGCAGAGCGTCGAGAGCTTCCTCCCGGGAGGCTTAATCATCAGGGACCCCAGGCAGGAGCGCTTGGATAATATCGCGAGAGATCTCTCTCAGATATACCAGGTCATCCGGCTACCAGGCAGGGACGACGCACCAGGGATGTTCGACGCCTACATATGGAGGCCCAGTACCAGCACGGCCGCCATCCAGACGGACAGGAGGGACCGATGGacgaggaataaggcggttaataccgacttattcctcccgtccacgccggagaccagcgacgccaccacggaggtggagcatgccgccccctggtgccgcgactgtgcgacccaggctgagcggctcggaactgcgaagtggacgcagaccgctcctccaagggccacctccacgaagtggtcgcagacccaggcctaccaggtaaggcctgtcacccgggcgcaatccaggaaggcgcccctgatggcggatggcagcacagcagtggaaaaggacgccccatggcgttcggaggctgctacccaggcccagcctgccatcgtgtctgtcgagctgcagacctcgatgtgcgccccccaggaccggaaacgcagtcgagtgttagcaccgaccgacgccgctgcCGTCAGCCAGGAGAAGGaggaagacggcgacgcagcggagccatcagctaccccggggtcaccaggccgggaggagggccaccaggacgaggcctcttcccctgccgagaagaaacccccgggaagaagaggaagacgacgccagaccaggaagcagaaggcgacgccggcccaacaggagagggccgcccagccgcaatcCAAGACTgcccccaggacagcagtcaaccgaggagccaatcaggagaggacctcagcgggtagcggcagtcaggtgagagtaaaacgtccccctcagcagctcttgcagtgtttccgctgtctgaggtggggccaccgtcaagttagctgtggactccaagtgaagtgcaaccgctgtggtgatcaccactacacggcctgcacaacacttaaggaggcgccggtgtgcgccaactgcgcgggggccacccggcctcccaccgcagttgcccagtctacagggccatggcgcgggcagagaggagggaggcccggcgccatgacccacccccttccaggaggcccccgcctcggcgggcttggcctcattctccgggatcggagactgggtgcgaggtaccccaaggaggtggagtcgtgcgacgggccctagcaaggtctgtctagggaggatttcggtgccgtacattgaaataaaaacagaacatCAACTATTTTTCGTAAAGAATTTAACTGGGTATGTACTGtttatgtatatataactgtataacacttaaatgatattaatacattcacagctatttgaataggaaaataattagcagagcctgatttttttttttttttttttttttttttttgaaacaagaatcaacaagaaagctcatgtcctactcttttacttccttacaacttggtcttactgtgtttcctattaatataatctgtcaaatacgtaatcttattgacagaaacacagaaatctgtacagtacatgtgtcatattattattaacggtacatgatatactgaacttgaagtactatacttaaagtactaagagacagttgtaataaattaccttcagcgttttctttattaagaaagtaattaccgatactgcgtttctaaggggttaccccagtgtgtagaacactgaatgcctcttgagttgagtgcattaaatgatgtatggtaactgttgttatccattcatgtggtatttctttgggttctaaggcaaaaatactctgcacatgtgcaacaagggtgatgttcttagctactcttaactagtttattgataacacatgcagcttatatagtaccaagtggtggtggtgattattgttttaagaggaagtacaactgggcaaccatcgtctataaacactaatcagaagaaaacaaatggaaggggtccaacacttcgaaaaatgaaggtatcggcaaaagtaagatgaaggccacaaagtgcgtggaaatgaaaaacttcttaggcctcgaatgcgctaatgccttcgtggtcggaaaataacaagtgttgaccaggggaagtcggataggataggatagaataggtgagagccaaacacaagtgaaagcaatgtcaagactcagctaaggccctcgtagtcacaacccagattgatttccccctgtgggcgggggcaatagaataacacccacggtatcccctgcccgtcataagaggtgactgaaaggggcgtcaggagctcctaactaggaagcgtgggttggcgaccacggtgctctCAAATGAGTCCTaacgttcatgcatataataataataataataataataataataataataataataataataataataataataataataataatagcctccgtggctcagacggaggcgcgtcggcctctcaccgctggataccgtggttcaaatcccggtcgttccatgtgagatttgtgctggacaaagcggaggcgggacaggtttttctccgggtactccggttttccccgtcatctttcattccagcaacactctccattctcatttcatagcatttatcagtcattgatgatcactttgggagtggcgaccccatcgtactaatagcctatatctgcttcattcattccatccctgacccggtcaatgactggaaaacaggttgtaggttttcattttcaataataataataataataataataataataataataataataataataataataataatagtgtttaagaaaattacagccattggtagacacgattccttcaaaaatagaaattcagtcactattaagttgagttaacctaggttaggctattttagggagtacattaggatattatgttaggctacggtacgttaaattacagtagttggttagtgcgagtgttgtgatctttaagtatttgtccagccagataatgtactccatagagcatttacggtgaatgaaatatagctgtaaataataactacagtaccgtaaaaga is drawn from Anabrus simplex isolate iqAnaSimp1 chromosome 1, ASM4041472v1, whole genome shotgun sequence and contains these coding sequences:
- the LOC136871847 gene encoding uncharacterized protein, with amino-acid sequence MADGSTAVEKDAPWRSEAATQAQPAIVSVELQTSMCAPQDRKRSRVLAPTDAAAVSQEKEEDGDAAEPSATPGSPGREEGHQDEASSPAEKKPPGRRGRRRQTRKQKATPAQQERAAQPQSKTAPRTAVNRGANQERTSAGSGSQFYNKHIYGSGTLCRKAFSPK